A genomic stretch from Sceloporus undulatus isolate JIND9_A2432 ecotype Alabama chromosome 5, SceUnd_v1.1, whole genome shotgun sequence includes:
- the GUCY1A1 gene encoding guanylate cyclase soluble subunit alpha-1 isoform X2 yields the protein MFCTKLKDLKITGECPFSLLTQSGISGEHEEECVEVPNSSKAPLPVCKEKNTQGDLPQRKTSRSRVYLHTLAESICKLISPEFERLYLAFQRTLANNNIKEIRNFGEREDFEKLITDHANIAGVSVNIIKESLGEELFKICYEEDEHILGVVGGTLKDFLNSFSTLLKQSTHCHEAEKRGRLEEVSILCLEKDTDFLNVYYFFPKKTTGIILSGIIKAAAHILYETEVEVTVMPPCFCKDSTEFINQPYLLYSVQVKRAKPSLSPCKPQSSLVIPASVFCKTFPFHCMFDKDMTILQVGNGIRRLLNRREFQAKPNFDEWFEILTPKINCTFSGIMTMLNMQFTIRVKRGDNALKKSTGVMDLKGQMIYIFESSAILFLGSPCVDRLEDFTGRGLYLSDIPIHNALRDVVLIGEQARAQDGLKKRLGKLKATLEQAHQALEEEKKKTVDLLCSIFPGEVAQQLWQGQVVQAKKFNNVTMLFSDIVGFTAICSQCSPMQVITMLNELYTRFDYQCGELDVYKVETIGDAYCVAGGLHKDSETHAMQIALMALKMMELSNEVMSPHGELIKVAEGLSGLCIYSTFKT from the exons ATGTTCTGTACTAAACTGAAAGACCTGAAAATAACTGGCGAGTGTCCTTTCTCCTTACTGACTCAAAGTGGCATTTCTGGTGAACATGAGGAAGAATGTGTTGAAGTGCCAAATAGCTCAAAGGCTCCTTTGCCAGTCTGCAAAGAGAAGAATACTCAAGGAGACCTTCCACAAAGGAAAACCAGCAGGAGCAGAGTGTATCTGCACACTTTAGCTGAAAGCATCTGCAAACTCATATCTCCAgag TTTGAAAGGTTGTACCTTGCATTTCAAAGGACACtagcaaataataatataaaagaaatCCG gaattttggggaaagggaagaCTTTGAAAAGCTTATCACGGATCATGCAAATATAGCAG GAGTCTCAGTGAACATTATTAAGGAATCCCTTGGTGAAGAGCTGTTCAAAATATGTTACGAAGAAGACGAACACATCCTAGGTGTTGTTGGAGGGACTCTGAAAGACTTTTTGAATAGTTTTAGTACTCTGTTGAAGCAGAGCACCCATTGCCATGAAGCAGAAAAGAGGGGTAGACTTGAAGAAGTTTCCATACTATGCCTGGAAAAGGACACCGATTTCTTAAATGTGTACTATTTCTTTCCCAAGAAAACAACTGGTATTATCCTGTCGGGCATCATTAAAGCAGCTGCTCACATTCTGTATGAGACAGAGGTGGAAGTGACAGTCATGCCCCCCTGCTTCTGCAAGGACAGCACTGAGTTTATTAACCAGCCATATTTGTTGTACTCTGTACAAGTAAAACGTGCAAAGCCATCCTTATCACCATGTAAACCTCAGTCTTCTCTCGTGATACCTGCTTCTGTGTTCTGCAAGACTTTTCCATTTCATTGCATGTTTGACAAGGATATGACAATTTTGCAAGTTGGCAATGGTATCAGGAGACTGCTCAACAGGAGAGAATTTCAAGCAAAGCCAAATTTTGATGAGTGGTTTGAAATCCTGACCCCTAAAATTAATTGTACCTTTAGTGGGATCATGACAATGCTGAACATGCAATTTACCATAAGGGTGAAACGAGGGGACAACGCTCTTAAAAAATCAACTGGG GTTATGGACCTTAAAGGGCAGATGATCTACATATTTGAATCAAGTGCCATCTTGTTCTTGGGATCTCCTTGTGTGGATAGACTAGAAGATTTTACAGGACGTGGCCTTTACCTTTCAGATATTCCAATTCATAACGCTCTTAGGGATGTTGTTTTAATAGGAGAACAAGCCAGAGCTCAAGATGGACTGAAGAAAAGGCTTGGGAAGCTTAAAGCTACTCTTGAGCAGGCACATCAAGCCcttgaagaggagaaaaagaagacagtTGATCTTTTGTGTTCTATTTTCCCTGGAGAGGTTGCACAGCAGTTGTGGCAGGGACAAGTTGTACAGGCGAAAAAGTTTAATAATGTCACAATGCTTTTTTCTGACATTGTAGGATTCACTGCAATTTGTTCCCAGTGCTCACCTATGCAAGTTATCACCATGCTTAATGAGCTTTATACTCGCTTTGATTACCAGTGTGGAGAGCTGGATGTCTATAAG GTTGAAACTATTGGAGATGCATACTGTGTGGCCGGAGGCTTGCACAAAGACAGTGAGACCCATGCTATGCAGATTGCACTGATGGCATTGAAGATGATGGAGCTGTCCAATGAAGTGATGTCTCCACATGGAGAACTCATCAAG